A stretch of DNA from Pseudomonas sp. HN11:
TTCACGGTTGCCCAGTTTCAGGCCGGTATCCAGGCAATCGAGCGCGGTATGGCGACCGCGCGCAGCAACGGTATCGACACCGGCCGTTGCAAATACGTCATCACCTTCATGATCGGGCGTTTTGCCTGCCAGCCCGAGTTCACGCTGCAGGCGGCCGAGCGCGGTCTGGTCTTGAGCGCCGAGGAGTTGCGCTGGGCCGAGTTGATGATCTACGAACAGATCCAGGCGCTGGTGGCGGCCTCGACTGTGCCGGTCAAGACTCTGCTTTCCAGCATAAAGGTCGATGTGGACGAGCGAGGCAACAAGCATTGCTGGCACCTGGAAAAGACCGGGTACACGGCGACCTGCTACACGTTGACACCGGATGTAGTGGAGTTTTTGATCGAGCGCGAAAGCCACGGCAAACCCGTCGCCCCAGCGTTGGAACCTCAGAAACCGCCTGCGTCGACCTTCGCGAAGCTGGTCCGCATCCCGTATTTCTACGAAGCCTACTTCATCGACAGTATCGAGCCTTACGACTTTGGCAACCACGAGGCTTTTATCAATGCCTGCAATGAAGCCAACAGCGCGCATCGGCGCCTGGCGGATTACTGCGTGCGACTCTGCCCGGTGGACAAGCCGTTCAAACGCGCGCTCAACGCGCTGCTGGCCGCCGAATTTGGGGTGATCGCATGAACCGGATGATCGGGTTGTGGGCACACCCACGCTCGCGTTCCACCGTACTGGAGCGCGTATTCATCGAGCGGGGGGACTTCGAGGTGTTCCACGAGCCCTTTGCGCATATGGCGTTTTCAGAGGATTCGGCGATTCCTTCGGATGAGTGGGATCACAGTCTGCCCACGACATATCAGGGTATAAAAGCGCATCTTCTCAATGCCCGACAACGTACAAACGTTTTTCATAAAGACATGTGCTACCACTGTCTGGACGATTTAAAAGTTGATATGGGTTTTCTGGCGCAACAGGACAATATTTTTCTCATTCGTGAGCCCGCCAGCAGCATTATTTCCCATCATCGGGTGCATCCCGATATGCCATTACACGCCATTGGGCATAAAGCGCTTTATGACATATTTTGTGTCGTCACTAAACTAACAGGCAAAGTGCCTTATGTGATCAATGCCGATGATCTGGCCGCAGAACCAGAACGGGTGATCCGTAAACTGTGTGATCACTTGAATATAGACTTTCTGCCACACGCCATGACGTGGAAACGAGAGTGCCCGCAACAATGGAAGACGTGGCGTAGTTGGCATGTCGACGCGGAAAACAGTGAACGCATTGTTTATCCGGATAAGCCGCACGTCGATATCGAGGCTTTTGATCAATATCCGAACTTAAAGGTGATGTACGAATATCACCGAACGTTTTACGCGCGCATGAATGAATTTTGCCAATAGGGATTGTTGTATGAAAAAGTTGATTGTTACCGGTGCTGCCAACGGCATTGGTCGGGCCACCGTAGAGTTGGCGATTCAACAGGGATACTTTGTTATTGGCGCTGACAAGGATGCCGAGGGTCTGAACGTTCTACAAGGTAGGTATGGCCCTGATGTATTCGAAGCGCACCGTGTCGATTTTTCGGACATGGCCGTTATCAAGGGTTTTATTCCCACACTCTATGAACGGCATTCAAGTATTTATGGTTTGGTCAATAACGCCGGTATCTACCACGGCAAAAGTGTCTACGCCTACTCCGATGAGCAAATAGACGAGATTCTCACCGTCAACCTCAAGGCACTGGTGTATCTCTCCAAAGACTTCGCCGAACGGGAAATGCAACACGAAGCCGCGCGCAGCATCGTCAACATCGCTTCGGTGGCCGGTGAAGTGGGCAGCTGCGACGCACTCTATGGTGCGACCAAGGCGGCCGTGATCGGTCTGAGCAAGGCCAACGCCTGGAACTTTGCGCCGTTCGTGCGCGTGAACGTGGTGTCCCCGGCGCTGATCCATGAAACCGCCATCTACGGCACCATCCCCGAATACCGACGCGCCGAGTACGCCCGCCAGGAGGTCCTCAAGGACCCCATCCTGCCCAGCGGCGTAGCAGAGATCATCATGCTGCTGGTGGGTGATGCGATGCGTCATATCACCGGCAGGGTGATCCCGGTCGACAACGGAGCTTATCCACGATGAGCCATTCAATGCGCAAGAAAAAACTGTTGCTGGTGGGCGCTGGCAACTTGTGCCTGCAGATCCTCAAGATTCTGGGGCCGAAAAATGCGTTCGACTTTGTGGTGCTGGGTCGCGATGAAGAGGCCACGATCCGGTTGTGCAACCTGGTGGCGCTGTCCTGTGCGCAACTGGGCCGGTTTATCGAGATCAAGCCGGTGATTGCCGACTTGACGGATATCGGCAAGGTCACGCGACTGCTACGTGAAGAGGCCCCGGACATGCTGGTGAACTGCGCGTCGTTGCAGTCATGGCGGGTGATCACCGGGTTGCCCAAGCTGTCGTTCGAAAAGCTCGACCAGGCCCAGTTCGGCCCCTGGCTACCCATGCACCTGACGCTGATGCATTGCCTGATGCAGGCGGTGAAGGCTTCCGGCATCGTCACCAAAACCGTGAATGCGGCGTTTCCGGATGCGGTCAATCCGATCCTGGCGCGCATCGGCCTGGCGCCGGATATCGGTGTGGGTAATGTGGCCAACCTGATCCCCGCCGTGAGTCTTTCCATCGCACGCTTGCTCGAATGCGCACCCGCTGATGTGCACGTGCAGCTGTATGCCCAGCACTACTTCAGCCACTACGTGCCGCGCGGTGGTTTGCCGCCGCGTGCCAGTTACCGCCTGTTGTACGAGGTAGGTGACCGGCCAGAGGTGGCGCGCCTGCCGGCCGAGTCGATTTTCTCTACGGTGAAGTCCGAGTTCCGTCGCCTGGGCGGGGTAGATGGGCAGTTCCTTACCGCATGTTCTGCGGTCACGGTCATCGAAGGATTGTTCTCGCCCGTGCCGGTCCTGGTGCATGCGCCGGGGCCTCTCGGGCTGCCGGGCGGCTATCCGGTGTGGCTGCATGATGGGCGGATCCAGGTGCAGTTCTCCGAGGCGTGCCCACAGGATGAGGCGGTGCGCATCAATAGCATCTGCCAGAGCCAGGACGGCATCGATGAGATCCACTGTGATGGTTCGGTCACCTACAACCCGCAGTGCATGGCCGTCATGCAAGCGATGCTGGGGTATTCCAAAAGCAGCATGTCGATCGAACAGTCCGCCGAGTTTGCCCATGAGCTGGCAAGCAAGTACCTGTCCTTCAAGAATTCAACCTGGTAGGTGTGTGATGAATCAGATATCGGGGCGCAAGCACAACGAAGTCGCCAGTTATTCCACGCAGTACACGGCGGATTTCGTCGAGCGTTGGGATGAGTTGATCGATTGGGAAAAACGCAAGGCGGGGGAGGACGGGTTCTTTGAAAAGCTGTTGCGCAGTCATGGCGTGAAGTCGGTGATCGACGTGTCGACGGGCAGTGGTTTTCATGCCGTCCAGCTCAAGCAGGCGGGCTTTGATGTGGTCGCCACGGATGGCAGCAGCACCATGTTGACCAAGGCGCGGGCGAACTTTCGTAAACAGGGCCTGGACATCCAGTCACATTACCGCGACTGGCACTCACTGGACTCCCAGGAGCTTGGCCAATTTGATGCCGTCGTGTGCCTGGGCAGTTCGCTGTGCCATGTCTTCGCCGCCCACGATCGCTTGCGGGTGCTGGCAAAATTCCGCTCCTTGCTCAAACCGGGTGGCTTGCTGATTGTGGATCAGCGCAATTTCTTCGCCATTCGCGCCGGTAACTACAAGGCCAGCGGCAATTACTATTACTGCGGTACGAATGCGTCAGTCAGCCTGGGAGAGGTCAATGAGCACCTGTGTGAGTTCATCTATTCCTTTGAGAACGCGGAACAGTACCGGCTGCAGGTGTATCCGCTGTTGCCGGGTGAATTGAAGGGGGAGATGCTCAAGTCCGGGTTCACCCAGCATGAGAGTTACGGTGACTTCGAACGTGACTACGACATGATGGACAGTGATTTCATCATTCACACCGCGCAGGCTCAATAAGGAGGGCTTGATGAGCACACTCGTACAGAGCAATGTCCGCCCGTTGGACAGCATCGTGCTGGCGGTGGTCCTCACAGGGTTTGTGGCGAGCACCTATGGTTTTGGCGTTTACCTGTTCGCCAACCTGGTGGTGGACATGCGCCGCGACATCGGTTTTGACTACACCACGGTAGGCTTGATCACCGGCGGCGCACAGATTGGCTTCTTGCTGTTTTCATCGGTGACCAGTTATATCAGCCGTTTTTTCGAAGGCTGGAAAATCAGCCTGGTGTCCACAGTAATGACGTCCCTGGCGCTGCTGGGGCTGAGTGTCAGTAACAACATTTGGTTGTCGGGAGCGCTATTGATCCTGCTTGGGGGGTGTTCCGCCTCGGTCTACATCCCATTGGCGGAGATCGTCACCAAGGGCTTCAGCCCGGGCAATCGCTCCCGGGTCATGGGGCTGATCTCCAGCGGCACCAGCTATGGCGTGTTTATCAACGGCTTGCTGGTGTCGTTCCTGACATTCAATGGCGGCTGGCGCTCGATCTGGCTCACCGCCGGACTGATATCGGTCGCCTTGTGCGTGGTGGCGTGGTGGCTGTTGCGCAACCTGGCCGCGAGCCAGGACACCGGGTTTTCCGGGGCGCGCGCTGCAGCGTTCGACAGTCACCAACCCTGGCTCAGCCGCTCGTTGTACCTGACCTGGGCCATCGCCTTCCTCAATGGCATGGCGCTATTGCCGTTCCAGACTTACCTGGCGCCGTTCTTGCGTGATGAGTTGGGTGTGTCGGTGCAAGACACCGGTTTTATCTGGACCACCCTCGGTGCAGTGGGCATGGCGTCGGGTTTCCTGGTGGGGTGGATTGCCGACAAGGTGGGCGTGCGGACATCGCTGGCCATGTGTTTCCTGAGCGCAGGGCTGGCCGCCACCCTGGTGTTCAGTTTCAACAGCCTGCCGTTGTTCTACCTGGCTGCGTTTTTGTTTGCGCTGGCGTTTTACCCCATCTTTGGACTGGTCCCCAGTTACATCGGGCAAATCGTACCGATCAGTCGGCTGACCCAGGCTTTCGGCATCGCCAACGTGTTGATCGGCTTGGGTGGCGTGTGCGGCAACTTCCTGGGTGGGTTCTCCAAGGACCTGACGGGGTCGTTCTCAACGGTCTACTGGGTGGTGGCGCTGTTACTGTTTGTGCAATGCGTAATGGTGTTCCTGTTGGGTAAACGTCCCATTTCGGGCAAGGAGGGCGAGCAATCATGAGTTATTTTCCAGACACTTCAAACCAGAATCTGCACGCCTTTGCGTTCAGCCACCGGCGCGCCGGACATGCGGGCATGAAACACAAACCCGTGGTCATCTGGATGACCGGGCTCTCCGCGTCCGGCAAGTCGACCATTGCGGATGCATTGGATCGCGCTCTACAGGAGCAGGGACGGATCACTGCCATTATCGACGGCGATTCGGTGCGTGGCGGGCTGTGCCGAGACTTGGGATTTACCGACAGCGATCGCGACGAGAACATCCGTCGGGTTGCCGAAGTGGCGCGGTTGATGCTGGAGGCGGGGCTGATCGTGATCGTGGCGCTGATTTCACCTTCGTCGGCCAGCCGACACTATGCGCGCTCGATCATCGGCAATGAGTTTTTCGTCGAAGTGCATGTGGATGCGCCGTTGGAAACCGCTGAACAACGTGATCCCAAGGGGCTGTATAAAAAAGCCCGCGCCGGGTTGATCAAAAACTTTACGGGTATCGACTCCAACTACGACGTGCCGGTGTTCCCGGAAGTGCACTTGGATACCCAGGCGCTTTCAGTGGAACAGTCGGTTGCGACGATTCTTGATTGGATGGCGCACAACGAGGATTGCACTTAGCCGTCTGTCTTTGCGCCGGGATCACACTGTCTGCCATTTGAAAAAACAAGGTAATCTGCGCCATCGCAGGGAGAATGCGTTTTTTCAGGAGCAGGCATGACACATTTTACGGGCACTGCAAAATCGATCCGTCTGATTGGCGGGGCCCGGGTATTGGACTTTATCAATACCACCAATGGCCGTCGTCCCGGCACCGCTCTGAAGGTCATAGAAGAACGGCTCACCAGTTTTCAGTTCTTCTTTGAATGGGCATTGCATGCGACGGTGATCTCGGCCCGTGAGTTTGATGACTACAAACCCATGGTGTTTGAGTCATCGATAGCCTACCAACCGAACCTGGATGCGATCATTGCGTTCAGGGAGTGCCTGTACGCGGTGTTTTACCCGCTGTCGCTGCACCAAGCCGCGCCTGATGAGGCGTTGCGACAGCTTAACGAAACGTTCCTGCAAGGTGTTGCGTGGCGGGTGCTGCGCTCTGTCGAGGGGCGGCCTGCCTGGGCGTGGAAGCCCTGTACCACGGCGCAGGAGCTGACGGCCATGGTGCTTGGGCGCCTGGCTATAGAGGCCACGCAACTGCTGGTATCCGGTGATCTGCACGCATTGCGCATTTGCGGCGCCGCTGACTGCGATTGGGTGTTCCTGGACATCTCCAAGAACAAACAACGTAAATGGTGCCAGATGAGCGTGTGTGGCAGCCGCGAAAAACTCAACCGGCTCAAGCAGGTCGGCAGCGCGCGTTAGTTTCGATGTCACACGGCGGGTAGCAATTGCTCCACTTAATAGGAAGCATTACTATTCACGCCCCGCCTTCCCAGTGTTCCCGCGATGATCCCTCAGCCGCCCCGCAGAACAGGCTTTTTCGAACACTACGAAGAGTTGATCGGGACCTGGACGCGCCGCCTGAGAAACCGTCAACAGGCCGAAGACCTGGCTCATGACACCTTCGTGCGGGTGTTGGAGTCAAAATCCTGCGAGGTGGAGCAACCGCGCGCGTATCTGCATCAAACCGCGCGTAATATTGCAGTGGACGCCTATCGACGCGAAGACCGTCGCGAGGCCATCACGCTGGAAGCCTTTGATCAGCGTTCGCCCCACAGTGGCGACCCGGAGCATTTCATGCACGCGATCCAGTTGGCGGACTCCATCGAGCGGGCCTTGGCTGAGTTGCCGCTCAACTGCCGCAAGATTTTCATCTGGCAGAAAATCGAAGGCCTGACCCAGCAGGAAATTGCCGAACGCCTGGGGTTGTCTAAAAACATGGTGGAAAAGTATATGATCCGCACCCTGCGGCATCTGCGCGACCGCCTGGACGCGATGGCGCCATGACTGCCCGCTTTGAAACAGGATCTTCCATGATGGATAACCGTGCCCGAGACGAAGCCGCGCAATGGTTCGTGCGCCTGCAAGACGCCGAGTTGAGCGTTGCCGAGCGCCAGCGCTTCGATGCGTGGCGTAACGAACACCCTGACCATCAATACGAACTCGATGTGCTGCAAGGCTTGTGGCGCGCCACCGACTTGCTGCCCAAGGCGCGCCTGCAAGCGCTGTGCGAAGCCCCGGTGGAACGCCCCAACCGCCGCGCCGTGTTGCGTTACGCAGTGGCTGCCAGTGTAGTCGCCGTGGCCCTGGGATTGGGCTTGTTCAGCGGGCTGGATCATCCCAAACCCTACAGTGCCGAATTCAGCACAC
This window harbors:
- a CDS encoding transaldolase family protein, with protein sequence MNTLGYLERLKRNDHSSQVWWDSSPTVYLPYKQHLLEKYPAAATYIETLMPDGFSQPWGLCSATTNPRLVTAVILEKREYWSSRFNLAKLSPGELRKQLYNEVIVEGAATLKPRWVQSAQAEGWISAQVDPVDVRCSERMTTRGLELQRLAPNVMVKVPGSLEGLATVEHLVAQGGSVNITFCFTVAQFQAGIQAIERGMATARSNGIDTGRCKYVITFMIGRFACQPEFTLQAAERGLVLSAEELRWAELMIYEQIQALVAASTVPVKTLLSSIKVDVDERGNKHCWHLEKTGYTATCYTLTPDVVEFLIERESHGKPVAPALEPQKPPASTFAKLVRIPYFYEAYFIDSIEPYDFGNHEAFINACNEANSAHRRLADYCVRLCPVDKPFKRALNALLAAEFGVIA
- a CDS encoding sigma-70 family RNA polymerase sigma factor; protein product: MIPQPPRRTGFFEHYEELIGTWTRRLRNRQQAEDLAHDTFVRVLESKSCEVEQPRAYLHQTARNIAVDAYRREDRREAITLEAFDQRSPHSGDPEHFMHAIQLADSIERALAELPLNCRKIFIWQKIEGLTQQEIAERLGLSKNMVEKYMIRTLRHLRDRLDAMAP
- a CDS encoding MFS transporter, with the protein product MSTLVQSNVRPLDSIVLAVVLTGFVASTYGFGVYLFANLVVDMRRDIGFDYTTVGLITGGAQIGFLLFSSVTSYISRFFEGWKISLVSTVMTSLALLGLSVSNNIWLSGALLILLGGCSASVYIPLAEIVTKGFSPGNRSRVMGLISSGTSYGVFINGLLVSFLTFNGGWRSIWLTAGLISVALCVVAWWLLRNLAASQDTGFSGARAAAFDSHQPWLSRSLYLTWAIAFLNGMALLPFQTYLAPFLRDELGVSVQDTGFIWTTLGAVGMASGFLVGWIADKVGVRTSLAMCFLSAGLAATLVFSFNSLPLFYLAAFLFALAFYPIFGLVPSYIGQIVPISRLTQAFGIANVLIGLGGVCGNFLGGFSKDLTGSFSTVYWVVALLLFVQCVMVFLLGKRPISGKEGEQS
- a CDS encoding SDR family NAD(P)-dependent oxidoreductase codes for the protein MKKLIVTGAANGIGRATVELAIQQGYFVIGADKDAEGLNVLQGRYGPDVFEAHRVDFSDMAVIKGFIPTLYERHSSIYGLVNNAGIYHGKSVYAYSDEQIDEILTVNLKALVYLSKDFAEREMQHEAARSIVNIASVAGEVGSCDALYGATKAAVIGLSKANAWNFAPFVRVNVVSPALIHETAIYGTIPEYRRAEYARQEVLKDPILPSGVAEIIMLLVGDAMRHITGRVIPVDNGAYPR
- a CDS encoding sulfotransferase family protein — encoded protein: MNRMIGLWAHPRSRSTVLERVFIERGDFEVFHEPFAHMAFSEDSAIPSDEWDHSLPTTYQGIKAHLLNARQRTNVFHKDMCYHCLDDLKVDMGFLAQQDNIFLIREPASSIISHHRVHPDMPLHAIGHKALYDIFCVVTKLTGKVPYVINADDLAAEPERVIRKLCDHLNIDFLPHAMTWKRECPQQWKTWRSWHVDAENSERIVYPDKPHVDIEAFDQYPNLKVMYEYHRTFYARMNEFCQ
- the cysC gene encoding adenylyl-sulfate kinase, with amino-acid sequence MSYFPDTSNQNLHAFAFSHRRAGHAGMKHKPVVIWMTGLSASGKSTIADALDRALQEQGRITAIIDGDSVRGGLCRDLGFTDSDRDENIRRVAEVARLMLEAGLIVIVALISPSSASRHYARSIIGNEFFVEVHVDAPLETAEQRDPKGLYKKARAGLIKNFTGIDSNYDVPVFPEVHLDTQALSVEQSVATILDWMAHNEDCT
- a CDS encoding class I SAM-dependent methyltransferase codes for the protein MNQISGRKHNEVASYSTQYTADFVERWDELIDWEKRKAGEDGFFEKLLRSHGVKSVIDVSTGSGFHAVQLKQAGFDVVATDGSSTMLTKARANFRKQGLDIQSHYRDWHSLDSQELGQFDAVVCLGSSLCHVFAAHDRLRVLAKFRSLLKPGGLLIVDQRNFFAIRAGNYKASGNYYYCGTNASVSLGEVNEHLCEFIYSFENAEQYRLQVYPLLPGELKGEMLKSGFTQHESYGDFERDYDMMDSDFIIHTAQAQ
- a CDS encoding CGNR zinc finger domain-containing protein, whose product is MTHFTGTAKSIRLIGGARVLDFINTTNGRRPGTALKVIEERLTSFQFFFEWALHATVISAREFDDYKPMVFESSIAYQPNLDAIIAFRECLYAVFYPLSLHQAAPDEALRQLNETFLQGVAWRVLRSVEGRPAWAWKPCTTAQELTAMVLGRLAIEATQLLVSGDLHALRICGAADCDWVFLDISKNKQRKWCQMSVCGSREKLNRLKQVGSAR